In Paenibacillus protaetiae, the genomic stretch GAATTTCGTTTGTGGGGTTTAGTGTTTACTCTCATTGGAATGGGCGTTATGATTCTAGGAACAGCAGGCATTGTTTTTTGGGGGCAGGCAGGCAAAATTATGGCCGCCATCTTTATGGTTATCGGCATGATATCCCTGCTTATCAGCGTAGCCGTCTACTTCTGGGCCGGAATGATGTCCACAAGCGCCACGATGCTGGAATGCCCGGAATGCGGCAAGCCAACCAAAATGCTTGGCCAAACCGACCGTTGCATGTTCTGCAAAACGATATTGACGCTTGACCCTGCACAGGCAACCCACGGGCATACCCATACGACAACCAAGTAACTACATAAGATTATAAAAAAGAGGCCGTTCCGGAAAGAACGGCCTCTTTTTTTCTGTTCATCGGTTTATTGTGAACCGAGCAGCGCCGGCAGTCCGTCAATGCTCCGCATACCGCCTTCATTTCAAATCCCCCGATCGCTATATAGAAGGAGTACAAATGCTGCATGCAAAATGATGTATCCTTACGGATTATGAAGGGCTTGATTAATGGTATTCCAAATCGACTGCGTCTGGAAGTTTCTCTGCCAAGTGGCTACTCCGGCGATTCCGTATTTATGGGCGATCGCTATGCGTGCCTTGATGGAAGTATCATCTTCAATCCAAATCCGGTTTAACGAACCGTTTTCCGTGTATTCCACATAGTTTTGGCCGGTTTCTTCATTAAAAACGGGCTTAAGCTTTTTGTCGGCGATAATGTTTTTCACTTTATCCA encodes the following:
- a CDS encoding YgzB family protein, with amino-acid sequence MNKFFFKSAKINEFRLWGLVFTLIGMGVMILGTAGIVFWGQAGKIMAAIFMVIGMISLLISVAVYFWAGMMSTSATMLECPECGKPTKMLGQTDRCMFCKTILTLDPAQATHGHTHTTTK